The window GCTTGTAGAGCCGTTCGTTCACCTCGGAGTACCATGCTTGCGTTCGGCGAATGCGGCACGCCGCGACTTCGTCGTCGGGAAGAATCCCATTGCGTTTGAAGAGCAACATCTCCCGTACCCACGTGGCGCGCGCTTCGGCCGAAGCTACAACCGAAACTGTGATGGTGCGGGATGTGAGATCTTTAACCTCGGAGCGGTTTCCGTGGTCTGGCCCTGAAGCCATCTTCGCCAACTCGTCGGCTCGTTCATTTTGGCTCCTTAGCACCCTGGACAACGCGAAGCGGGAGAAGTTGGAGGCTAGGCTTTTCACCTCTGCCAGGTACTTTGCCATGGCGGGTTCCCTGGCTTCGTACCCACCGTTAAGTTGCTCGGCGACGAGCTACGAGTCAGTGAAGACGTGGATGGCATCCACCTGCATTTCAAGGGTCAGCTTGAGTCCTGCCAGGAACGCCTCGTATTCGGCTTCATTGTTGGTTGCCCGGAACCCGAAGCAGAAGGAGCGTTCGAACGGGCATCCGTCGGGGGCTGAGAGTACCAACCCCACGCCGGCGCTGCTGGAGGTAGCCGAGCCGTCCACGTGCAGGTCCCACGCCTCCTCTAACTACTTGGGGCTTCCATTCCCGTCTTCAGCCAGTTccacgatgaagtcggccacggactgggctttgatagcAGTCCTTGGAACGTAACGTATGTCGAACTCTCCGAGTTctaccgaccacttgaggagTTGTCCTGCGACATCAAACTTAGACAAAACATGCCGGAGCGGCTGGTCAGTGATTACCTTAATCGGGTGAGCTTGGAAGTAAGGGCGTAGTTTTCTAGATGCTAGCACGAGTGCCAGAGCGAGCTTTTCGAGTGGTGGATACGGCTCCTCAGCTCcgttcaggacgtggctgacgtagtagaccggTAGTTGTTCCCCGGAAACCTCTTTGTTTAGGACGGAGCTGACCGCGTGCTGGGAGGCGGCCATGTAAACGCTGAGCTTTTCCCCGAGAGTGATCAAAGCAAGGCGGGGAAGGTTGGCCAGGTGCCGCTTGACTTGTCCAAAAGCCGCTTCACACTGCACCGTCCACCGGAAGTCCTTGGGGTTTTTTAacgcccggaagaaggggaggcaacgatcACCAGACCGAGATAGAAACCGGGATAAAGCAGCAAGCCGTCCGTTTAGTCGCTGCAAGTCCTTGACTGTTCGAGGGGCCTGCATGTTGATGACTGTCTGAACCTTTTCCGGATtcacgtcgattcctctttcatgcacgatgaacccgaggaacCTTCCCGAACTGACGCCAAAAGCACACTTTGCCGGGTTTAACCGCAGGCCATACTTCCGAAGTGTGGAGAATGTTTCGGCCAAGTCGGCCAGGTGGTCTGCCGCCATGCGACTTttgacgatcatgtcgtcgacatagaCTTCGACGTTCTGTCCGATTTGAGCGGCGAACATTTTGTTCGCGGCCCTCTAGTAGGTGGCGCCTGCGTTCTTGAGTCCAAACGGCATGATTTTGTAGAAATACACCCCCAGATCGGTGATGAAAGTCGTGTGTTCTTGTTCTTCaggcgccattctgatctggttgtagccggagaaggcaTCCATGAACGATAGGCAGGCGTGCCCGGCTGTCACGTCGACCAGCTGATCGATTCTCGGGAGGGGATAGTAGTCTTTCGGGCATGCCCGATTGAGACTCgtatagtcaacgcacatcctccatttCCCATTAGATTTTTTCACCAGCACTACATTAGATAGCCATCGCGGGTACTTGATTTCCTCGATGAAGCCGACCGCTAACAAACGCTCCACCTCTTCACGGACGGCGAGCTACCTATTGGGGGCTTGTCGTCGTGGTTTCTGTTTTACCGGCCGGGCGTCAGGTGATATATTCAGGTGATGCTGGGCGGTCTCAAGGTCGACGCCGGTCATTTCGGATGGCGCCCAGGCGAAGACATCGGCGTTCTCCTGTAAGAAACCGACGAGCTGCTCTCGCTCTTGCCCGGGGAGTCCCGACCCGACCTGGACCGTCTGATCCGGGCGATCCACCATCAATGGCACGTCGCAAGTGGGCGTCATCGTCTCTGGGTGTGGTGTCGGCCGCTTCTCTTCTCTCGGATCCTCCAAAGGCTGGCCGGTCCTCGCCCTTTTGTTTAGCGAGACCGTCGTCAAGTAGCATCGCCTGGACTCTCTGGGGCTTCCCCAAACTTCCCCTGTCCCGGCGGGGGTAGGAAACTTCACCGTTTGATGATAGGTGGAGACTATagctctgattttgttgagggtggggcggccgaggatggcgttgtaggCGACAGGAAGATCTACCACCAAGAAGGTGGACATCACTGTCTTTGTTCGGGGCGACGCTCCCAAGGTGAGGGGCAAGGTAACAGTCCCCAATGGCGAGACAGAAtcgccggtgaaccccgtgagcgCCGAGCAGATTGGTTTTAGGGATTCTTTGGTTAGCCCCAACTTCTGGAAGGCGTCCAGATAGAGCACGTCGACTGAGCTCCCGGTGTCAATCATGATTCTCCTCACCTGGGCGTTAGCGATCCGGGCCATTATCACAAGTGCGTCGTCGTGCTCCGGTGGCTGGACGTCCTCGGGAGGGAATGCGACCTTGGGGTCGGGACCACGTTGGGGAGCGTCGATCCTGACGGAACGGGCGTATGCCTTTCTCCCTGACATACTGGTTCCCCCAACCGCCGGTCCTCCGGTGATGACATCGATGTGGTGCTCCACGGCGCCCTCCGGGAGAGGCGAGGGCTCCCCGTTATGTCGGACGTACCGATTGAGGTGCCCCCCGCGGACAAGCTCCTTGATCTGCCGCTTCAGTTCGCGGCAGTCTTCTATGTCGTGCTCGTTTTGCTTGTGAAAGTGGCAACGCTTGGACTGGTCGGCGAGCTCTCGCGGGTTTTTCATCGGAACGGGAGCCCTGAGTAACCCTCTCTCCTTTATCTGGAGAAATATCTCCGTTCGAGATGCACCTAGGGGGGGGCATAGGAGGCCTCGGAGTGGGTAGGTCGGATTGGTCCAGCCTACGCCTAGTCGCGGCAGGCTGCTGCCCGCGAGCCGGCTTCGGTCTAACCCTCGTGTGCTTTTCCTACTTTCCGGCCAACCAAGCCTCAGTCGCGATGAACTGGTTCGCCCGTTGAAGCATCTCAGGGACCAGAAGAATCGGGAAGGTCGTAGTCCCGTCATGA of the Musa acuminata AAA Group cultivar baxijiao chromosome BXJ3-2, Cavendish_Baxijiao_AAA, whole genome shotgun sequence genome contains:
- the LOC103974079 gene encoding uncharacterized protein LOC103974079 — protein: MTLYGTSDALMCRAFPTTLRGPTRTWYGGLRTGTVASFDQLARDFELNFLASARPKPSIALLLGLHQREDESLSHFVNRFAMQIRGLSDAHPSLLMQAFMTGLRPSRFFWSLRCFNGRTSSSRLRLGWPESRKSTRGLDRSRLAGSSLPRLGVGWTNPTYPLRGLLCPPLGASRTEIFLQIKERGLLRAPVPMKNPRELADQSKRCHFHKQNEHDIEDCRELKRQIKELVRGGHLNRYVRHNGEPSPLPEGAVEHHIDVITGGPAVGGTSMSGRKAYARSVRIDAPQRGPDPKVAFPPEDVQPPEHDDALVIMARIANAQVRRIMIDTGSSVDVLYLDAFQKLGLTKESLKPICSALTGFTGDSVSPLGTVTLPLTLGASPRTKTVMSTFLVVDLPVAYNAILGRPTLNKIRAIVSTYHQTVKFPTPAGTGEVWGSPRESRRCYLTTVSLNKRARTGQPLEDPREEKRPTPHPETMTPTCDVPLMVDRPDQTVQVGSGLPGQEREQLVGFLQENADVFAWAPSEMTGVDLETAQHHLNISPDARPVKQKPRRQAPNR